A genomic region of Halichondria panicea chromosome 5, odHalPani1.1, whole genome shotgun sequence contains the following coding sequences:
- the LOC135335901 gene encoding polyamine-transporting ATPase 13A2-like isoform X5 — MRAGLSTRTHHQRLLRHGPNSINIPVKPYYLLLIQEILHPFYIFQMVALIWWSLEDYYYYAGAIFVISMISVTVSLVQTRRNLQQLHDLIAHSCTVTVLRGNKEMDGVASEDLVPGDVLVIPPTGLVLPCDAALVSGQAIVNEAMLTGESVPVTKTTLPADEASYHSSQHKRHTLFNGTQVIQTRSYGHANVAAVVIRTGFSTSKGGLVRSILFPKPVNLKFYSDAVKFLFVMALIALAGFVYTIAISQVHAYNVKETIFRAVDVFAIVIPPALPAALTVGTVYALSRLRKHNIFCTSPQRVSLCGKIKLVCFDKTGTLTEDNLGMMGVRPTSHGTFDSLVKDPCTLIPGPLLHAMATCHSLSIINEKLSGDLLDIKMFEATGWVLEEPGGTRAHTVSHPQQCPYTEQAVELAILKQFTFSSELQRMSVLVSDRPSSKTPNTLTQCHVYVKGAPETIESLCTQDSVPNNFNEVLGLLTQQGFRVLALAYKNLDVNGQEIDKVKREQAECELCFAGLIVLQNKLKPATAPTILTLQNADIRTVMITGDNILTAISVAKECRMVPKTDQIVMVTASMSDTPTLSYHLVQDQCNSLIDTSAVEFEPAVTDTCIPLLHDSGFTSFHLAVDGKTFAIIREHFFDSIYQRLLVKGTVFARMSPTQKAQLVTSLMGIGYGVCMCGDGANDCTALKAAHAGISLSETEASVASPFTSKISDITCVPKLIREGRAALVTSFSAFKFMALYAFNQFISAAILYGYESNLGALQYLYIDLLMVLIISFTMGFTSAYPRLVKRRPLGTLAGIHVLVSMALQTCLLAAFQLGALYYLSARPWYVPLTPDPNSQNIVSKENTVIFQLANFQYLGLSIALSVAAPFRKPILTNLWFMLTLAILFFSNVYIIMAPGDWLPWLWNLLEVVPISSWTFKVGLLELSILYIVVSYIMETHILSTEWMRVLLRWVRCKRRPKNRYKHILSSIPISWPPVPHDMVESSVL; from the exons ATGCGTGCTGGCTTGTCTACACGGACTCACCACCAgag ACTGCTGCGGCACGGTCCTAACTCTATAAACATCCCAGTGAAGCCCTACTACTTGCTGCTCATACAAGAGATACTCCACCCATTCTACATATTCCAGATGGTGGCTCTGATCTGGTGGAGTCTGGAGGATTACTACTATTATGCAG GTGCTATTTTCGTAATCTCTATGATCTCAGTGACTGTGAGTCTGGTTCAAACGAGGCGCAACCTCCAGCAGCTTCACGACCTCATTGCCCACTCCTGCACAGTGACAGTGCTCAGGGGGAACAAAG AGATGGATGGTGTGGCAAGTGAAGATCTGGTGCCAGGAGATGTGCTGGTGATACCTCCCACAGGGCTCGTGCTCCCATGTGATGCTGCTCTCGTCAGTGGTCAAGCCATCGTCAATGAAGCTATGCTCACAG GTGAGAGTGTGCCTGTGACCAAGACTACCCTCCCAGCTGATGAAGCCAGCTACCACTCCTCTCAACACAAGAGACACACACTCTTCAACGGGACACAAGTCATTCAGACTCGCTCCTATGGTCATGCCAACGTAGCTGCTGTTGTTATCCGAACAG GATTCTCAACATCCAAGGGAGGCTTAGTGAGGTCAATCCTCTTCCCAAAGCCAGTCAACCTCAAGTTCTACTCTGATGCTGTCAAGTTCTTATTTGTTATGGCACTCATAG CACTGGCAGGCTTTGTGTACACAATTGCCATCTCTCAAGTTCATGCGTACAATGTGAAGGAGACTATATTTCGAGCTGTAGACGTTTTTGCAATCGTGATTCCACCAGCCCTACCAGCTGCTCTTACAGTGGGAACAGTGTACGCCCTCAGCAGACTCAGAAAGCACAACATTTTCTGCACCAGTCCACAGAG AGTGAGTCTGTGTGGAAAGATAAAGCTGGTGTGCTTTGACAAGACGGGTACTCTCACTGAGGACAATCTGGGCATGATGGGAGTGAGGCCAACCAGCCATGGAAC ATTCGACAGTTTGGTAAAGGACCCTTGCACTCTGATCCCTGGCCCATTGCTGCACGCCATGGCAACCTGTCATTCCCTCTCAATCATCAATGAGAAGCTGTCAGGTGACTTGTTAGACATCAAAATGTTTGAAGCAACTGGATGG gTGTTAGAGGAGCCAGGAGGGACGAGGGCCCACACAGTGTCACACCCCCAACAGTGTCCCTATACTGAGCAGGCAGTGGAGCTGGCCATACTAAAGCAGTTCACATTCTCGTCAGAGTTGCAG AGGATGAGTGTGTTGGTGAGTGACCGGCCCTCCTCCAAAACACCCAACACACTCACTCAGTGCCATGTTTATGTGAAGGGAGCTCCCGAGACCATTGAAAGTCTTTGTACACAAGACTCTG TTCCAAACAACTTCAATGAAGTATTGGGACTACTAACTCAACAAGGATTCCGAGTGCTCGCACTGGCTTACAAAAACTTGGATGTTAATGGGCAAGAAATTGACAAAGTTAAAAG AGAGCAGGCTGAGTGTGAGTTGTGTTTTGCTGGGCTCATCGTGTTGCAGAACAAACTAAAACCAGCCACAGCACCAACTATACTAACCCTACAGAATGCTGATATTCGCACAGTGATGATCACAG GAGACAACATTCTCACTGCAATCTCTGTGGCGAAAGAGTGTCGGATGGTGCCCAAAACTGACCAGATTGTCATGGTGACGGCCTCGATGAGTGACACTCCCACCCTCTCATATCACCTAGTACAAGATCAGTGTAATAGCTTAATTGATACAAGTGCCG TAGAGTTTGAACCTGCTGTGACTGACACCTGTATTCCACTGTTACACGATTCCGGATTTACTTCGTTTCACTTGGCTGTTGATGGGAAGACATTTGCCATCATCAGAGAGCACTTTTTTGACTCCATTTATCAGAGG CTCCTCGTTAAAGGGACGGTGTTTGCTCGAATGTCTCCTACACAAAAAGCACAGCTTGTCACTTCACTCATGGGAATAGG ATATGGTGTCTGTATGTGTGGAGACGGTGCTAATGACTGTACG GCACTGAAGGCGGCACATGCTGGTATTTCCTTATCAGAGACTGAAGCGAGTGTTGCCTCGCCTTTTACATCCAAGATTTCAGACATAACGTGTGTGCCTAAGCTCATCAG AGAGGGTCGGGCTGCTCTAGTAACGTCGTTCAGTGCATTCAAGTTCATGGCACTATATGCCTTCAATCAGTTCATTTCCGCAGCCATTCTATATGGA TATGAATCGAACCTGGGAGCTCTGCAATACCTCTACATTGATCTTTTAATGGTTTTGATTATCTCTTTCACAA TGGGGTTCACATCTGCCTATCCTCGGCTGGTAAAAAGACGGCCCCTGGGCACGTTAGCAGGAATACATGTCCTTGTCTCCATGGCGTTACAGACATGTCTCTTGGCAGCCTTCCAGCTTGGGGCTCTTTACTACCTCTCAGCACGTCCATG GTATGTGCCACTGACTCCAGATCCTAATTCTCAGAACATTGTTTCTAAAGAGAATACCGTGATCTTTCAGTTAGCAAACTTCCAGTACCTAGGTCTCAGCATTGCTCTGTCTGTAGCAGCACCGTTCAGAAAGCCAATCTTAACAAACT tatgGTTTATGCTGACACTAGCAATCCTATTTTTTTCTAACGTGTACATCATCATGGCCCCGGGAGATTGGTTGCCGTGGTTGTGGAATTTGCTAGAAGTGGTGCCAATCTCTAGCTGGACATTCAAAGTTGGACTTTTGGAGCTTTCAATACTCTACATTGTTGTCAGTTACATCATGGAG ACCCATATTCTGTCCACTGAGTGGATGCGAGTGCTTCTGAGGTGGGTGAGATGCAAACGCCGTCCCAAAAACCGCTACAAACACATTCTTTCTTCCATACCAATTTCTTGGCCACCTGTGCCACATGACATGGTAGAGTCCAGTGTTCTTTAA
- the LOC135335901 gene encoding polyamine-transporting ATPase 13A3-like isoform X4 → MESGNGSIRYLTHRHLRYEHSRDEDQFILIRGLDCNIPCSDIHGMRAGLSTRTHHQRLLRHGPNSINIPVKPYYLLLIQEILHPFYIFQMVALIWWSLEDYYYYAGAIFVISMISVTVSLVQTRRNLQQLHDLIAHSCTVTVLRGNKEMDGVASEDLVPGDVLVIPPTGLVLPCDAALVSGQAIVNEAMLTGESVPVTKTTLPADEASYHSSQHKRHTLFNGTQVIQTRSYGHANVAAVVIRTGFSTSKGGLVRSILFPKPVNLKFYSDAVKFLFVMALIALAGFVYTIAISQVHAYNVKETIFRAVDVFAIVIPPALPAALTVGTVYALSRLRKHNIFCTSPQRVSLCGKIKLVCFDKTGTLTEDNLGMMGVRPTSHGTFDSLVKDPCTLIPGPLLHAMATCHSLSIINEKLSGDLLDIKMFEATGWVLEEPGGTRAHTVSHPQQCPYTEQAVELAILKQFTFSSELQRMSVLVSDRPSSKTPNTLTQCHVYVKGAPETIESLCTQDSVPNNFNEVLGLLTQQGFRVLALAYKNLDVNGQEIDKVKREQAECELCFAGLIVLQNKLKPATAPTILTLQNADIRTVMITGDNILTAISVAKECRMVPKTDQIVMVTASMSDTPTLSYHLVQDQCNSLIDTSAVEFEPAVTDTCIPLLHDSGFTSFHLAVDGKTFAIIREHFFDSIYQRLLVKGTVFARMSPTQKAQLVTSLMGIGYGVCMCGDGANDCTALKAAHAGISLSETEASVASPFTSKISDITCVPKLIREGRAALVTSFSAFKFMALYAFNQFISAAILYGYESNLGALQYLYIDLLMVLIISFTMGFTSAYPRLVKRRPLGTLAGIHVLVSMALQTCLLAAFQLGALYYLSARPWYVPLTPDPNSQNIVSKENTVIFQLANFQYLGLSIALSVAAPFRKPILTNLWFMLTLAILFFSNVYIIMAPGDWLPWLWNLLEVVPISSWTFKVGLLELSILYIVVSYIMETHILSTEWMRVLLRWVRCKRRPKNRYKHILSSIPISWPPVPHDMVESSVL, encoded by the exons atggagtcTGGTAATGGAAGTATCCgatacctcacacacagacACCTCAG GTACGAGCACAGCCGTGATGAGGACCAATTCATTCTCATCAGAGGGCTTGATTGCAATATTCCCTGCTCTGACATTCATGGTATGCGTGCTGGCTTGTCTACACGGACTCACCACCAgag ACTGCTGCGGCACGGTCCTAACTCTATAAACATCCCAGTGAAGCCCTACTACTTGCTGCTCATACAAGAGATACTCCACCCATTCTACATATTCCAGATGGTGGCTCTGATCTGGTGGAGTCTGGAGGATTACTACTATTATGCAG GTGCTATTTTCGTAATCTCTATGATCTCAGTGACTGTGAGTCTGGTTCAAACGAGGCGCAACCTCCAGCAGCTTCACGACCTCATTGCCCACTCCTGCACAGTGACAGTGCTCAGGGGGAACAAAG AGATGGATGGTGTGGCAAGTGAAGATCTGGTGCCAGGAGATGTGCTGGTGATACCTCCCACAGGGCTCGTGCTCCCATGTGATGCTGCTCTCGTCAGTGGTCAAGCCATCGTCAATGAAGCTATGCTCACAG GTGAGAGTGTGCCTGTGACCAAGACTACCCTCCCAGCTGATGAAGCCAGCTACCACTCCTCTCAACACAAGAGACACACACTCTTCAACGGGACACAAGTCATTCAGACTCGCTCCTATGGTCATGCCAACGTAGCTGCTGTTGTTATCCGAACAG GATTCTCAACATCCAAGGGAGGCTTAGTGAGGTCAATCCTCTTCCCAAAGCCAGTCAACCTCAAGTTCTACTCTGATGCTGTCAAGTTCTTATTTGTTATGGCACTCATAG CACTGGCAGGCTTTGTGTACACAATTGCCATCTCTCAAGTTCATGCGTACAATGTGAAGGAGACTATATTTCGAGCTGTAGACGTTTTTGCAATCGTGATTCCACCAGCCCTACCAGCTGCTCTTACAGTGGGAACAGTGTACGCCCTCAGCAGACTCAGAAAGCACAACATTTTCTGCACCAGTCCACAGAG AGTGAGTCTGTGTGGAAAGATAAAGCTGGTGTGCTTTGACAAGACGGGTACTCTCACTGAGGACAATCTGGGCATGATGGGAGTGAGGCCAACCAGCCATGGAAC ATTCGACAGTTTGGTAAAGGACCCTTGCACTCTGATCCCTGGCCCATTGCTGCACGCCATGGCAACCTGTCATTCCCTCTCAATCATCAATGAGAAGCTGTCAGGTGACTTGTTAGACATCAAAATGTTTGAAGCAACTGGATGG gTGTTAGAGGAGCCAGGAGGGACGAGGGCCCACACAGTGTCACACCCCCAACAGTGTCCCTATACTGAGCAGGCAGTGGAGCTGGCCATACTAAAGCAGTTCACATTCTCGTCAGAGTTGCAG AGGATGAGTGTGTTGGTGAGTGACCGGCCCTCCTCCAAAACACCCAACACACTCACTCAGTGCCATGTTTATGTGAAGGGAGCTCCCGAGACCATTGAAAGTCTTTGTACACAAGACTCTG TTCCAAACAACTTCAATGAAGTATTGGGACTACTAACTCAACAAGGATTCCGAGTGCTCGCACTGGCTTACAAAAACTTGGATGTTAATGGGCAAGAAATTGACAAAGTTAAAAG AGAGCAGGCTGAGTGTGAGTTGTGTTTTGCTGGGCTCATCGTGTTGCAGAACAAACTAAAACCAGCCACAGCACCAACTATACTAACCCTACAGAATGCTGATATTCGCACAGTGATGATCACAG GAGACAACATTCTCACTGCAATCTCTGTGGCGAAAGAGTGTCGGATGGTGCCCAAAACTGACCAGATTGTCATGGTGACGGCCTCGATGAGTGACACTCCCACCCTCTCATATCACCTAGTACAAGATCAGTGTAATAGCTTAATTGATACAAGTGCCG TAGAGTTTGAACCTGCTGTGACTGACACCTGTATTCCACTGTTACACGATTCCGGATTTACTTCGTTTCACTTGGCTGTTGATGGGAAGACATTTGCCATCATCAGAGAGCACTTTTTTGACTCCATTTATCAGAGG CTCCTCGTTAAAGGGACGGTGTTTGCTCGAATGTCTCCTACACAAAAAGCACAGCTTGTCACTTCACTCATGGGAATAGG ATATGGTGTCTGTATGTGTGGAGACGGTGCTAATGACTGTACG GCACTGAAGGCGGCACATGCTGGTATTTCCTTATCAGAGACTGAAGCGAGTGTTGCCTCGCCTTTTACATCCAAGATTTCAGACATAACGTGTGTGCCTAAGCTCATCAG AGAGGGTCGGGCTGCTCTAGTAACGTCGTTCAGTGCATTCAAGTTCATGGCACTATATGCCTTCAATCAGTTCATTTCCGCAGCCATTCTATATGGA TATGAATCGAACCTGGGAGCTCTGCAATACCTCTACATTGATCTTTTAATGGTTTTGATTATCTCTTTCACAA TGGGGTTCACATCTGCCTATCCTCGGCTGGTAAAAAGACGGCCCCTGGGCACGTTAGCAGGAATACATGTCCTTGTCTCCATGGCGTTACAGACATGTCTCTTGGCAGCCTTCCAGCTTGGGGCTCTTTACTACCTCTCAGCACGTCCATG GTATGTGCCACTGACTCCAGATCCTAATTCTCAGAACATTGTTTCTAAAGAGAATACCGTGATCTTTCAGTTAGCAAACTTCCAGTACCTAGGTCTCAGCATTGCTCTGTCTGTAGCAGCACCGTTCAGAAAGCCAATCTTAACAAACT tatgGTTTATGCTGACACTAGCAATCCTATTTTTTTCTAACGTGTACATCATCATGGCCCCGGGAGATTGGTTGCCGTGGTTGTGGAATTTGCTAGAAGTGGTGCCAATCTCTAGCTGGACATTCAAAGTTGGACTTTTGGAGCTTTCAATACTCTACATTGTTGTCAGTTACATCATGGAG ACCCATATTCTGTCCACTGAGTGGATGCGAGTGCTTCTGAGGTGGGTGAGATGCAAACGCCGTCCCAAAAACCGCTACAAACACATTCTTTCTTCCATACCAATTTCTTGGCCACCTGTGCCACATGACATGGTAGAGTCCAGTGTTCTTTAA
- the LOC135335901 gene encoding polyamine-transporting ATPase 13A3-like isoform X3, with translation MKDCSVAEEEAPPCPPQTGYRISLVKSIFLYPLAALPLGFGLLLAYWFPHVWLRLISRATPLSQATYVIVKDADGKNRVERVHTVQLPSDRHTDCELNHLAFNSVNETVSMESGNGSIRYLTHRHLRYEHSRDEDQFILIRGLDCNIPCSDIHGMRAGLSTRTHHQRLLRHGPNSINIPVKPYYLLLIQEILHPFYIFQMVALIWWSLEDYYYYAGAIFVISMISVTVSLVQTRRNLQQLHDLIAHSCTVTVLRGNKEMDGVASEDLVPGDVLVIPPTGLVLPCDAALVSGQAIVNEAMLTGESVPVTKTTLPADEASYHSSQHKRHTLFNGTQVIQTRSYGHANVAAVVIRTGFSTSKGGLVRSILFPKPVNLKFYSDAVKFLFVMALIALAGFVYTIAISQVHAYNVKETIFRAVDVFAIVIPPALPAALTVGTVYALSRLRKHNIFCTSPQRVSLCGKIKLVCFDKTGTLTEDNLGMMGVRPTSHGTFDSLVKDPCTLIPGPLLHAMATCHSLSIINEKLSGDLLDIKMFEATGWVLEEPGGTRAHTVSHPQQCPYTEQAVELAILKQFTFSSELQRMSVLVSDRPSSKTPNTLTQCHVYVKGAPETIESLCTQDSVPNNFNEVLGLLTQQGFRVLALAYKNLDVNGQEIDKVKREQAECELCFAGLIVLQNKLKPATAPTILTLQNADIRTVMITGDNILTAISVAKECRMVPKTDQIVMVTASMSDTPTLSYHLVQDQCNSLIDTSAVEFEPAVTDTCIPLLHDSGFTSFHLAVDGKTFAIIREHFFDSIYQRLLVKGTVFARMSPTQKAQLVTSLMGIGYGVCMCGDGANDCTALKAAHAGISLSETEASVASPFTSKISDITCVPKLIREGRAALVTSFSAFKFMALYAFNQFISAAILYGYESNLGALQYLYIDLLMVLIISFTMGFTSAYPRLVKRRPLGTLAGIHVLVSMALQTCLLAAFQLGALYYLSARPWYVPLTPDPNSQNIVSKENTVIFQLANFQYLGLSIALSVAAPFRKPILTNCENCMVYADTSNPIFF, from the exons ATGAAGGACTGTTCTGTAGCTGAGGAAGAGGCTCCACCTTGTCCA CCACAGACTGGATACCGTATCAGTCTCGTCAAGTCCATATTTCTTTATCCACTGGCAGCACTACCCCTTGGCTTTGGCCTACTTCTAGCCTACTGGTTTCCCCATGTTTGGCTGCGCCTCATCTCCAGGGCTACTCCTCTCAGTCAAGCCACCTATGTCATTGTCAAG GATGCAGATGGGAAAAATCGTGTAGAGCGTGTGCACACCGTACAACTTCCATCGGATAGACATACCGATTGTGAGTTGAATCACCTGGCATTCAACTCAGTGAATGaaacagtgtccatggagtcTGGTAATGGAAGTATCCgatacctcacacacagacACCTCAG GTACGAGCACAGCCGTGATGAGGACCAATTCATTCTCATCAGAGGGCTTGATTGCAATATTCCCTGCTCTGACATTCATGGTATGCGTGCTGGCTTGTCTACACGGACTCACCACCAgag ACTGCTGCGGCACGGTCCTAACTCTATAAACATCCCAGTGAAGCCCTACTACTTGCTGCTCATACAAGAGATACTCCACCCATTCTACATATTCCAGATGGTGGCTCTGATCTGGTGGAGTCTGGAGGATTACTACTATTATGCAG GTGCTATTTTCGTAATCTCTATGATCTCAGTGACTGTGAGTCTGGTTCAAACGAGGCGCAACCTCCAGCAGCTTCACGACCTCATTGCCCACTCCTGCACAGTGACAGTGCTCAGGGGGAACAAAG AGATGGATGGTGTGGCAAGTGAAGATCTGGTGCCAGGAGATGTGCTGGTGATACCTCCCACAGGGCTCGTGCTCCCATGTGATGCTGCTCTCGTCAGTGGTCAAGCCATCGTCAATGAAGCTATGCTCACAG GTGAGAGTGTGCCTGTGACCAAGACTACCCTCCCAGCTGATGAAGCCAGCTACCACTCCTCTCAACACAAGAGACACACACTCTTCAACGGGACACAAGTCATTCAGACTCGCTCCTATGGTCATGCCAACGTAGCTGCTGTTGTTATCCGAACAG GATTCTCAACATCCAAGGGAGGCTTAGTGAGGTCAATCCTCTTCCCAAAGCCAGTCAACCTCAAGTTCTACTCTGATGCTGTCAAGTTCTTATTTGTTATGGCACTCATAG CACTGGCAGGCTTTGTGTACACAATTGCCATCTCTCAAGTTCATGCGTACAATGTGAAGGAGACTATATTTCGAGCTGTAGACGTTTTTGCAATCGTGATTCCACCAGCCCTACCAGCTGCTCTTACAGTGGGAACAGTGTACGCCCTCAGCAGACTCAGAAAGCACAACATTTTCTGCACCAGTCCACAGAG AGTGAGTCTGTGTGGAAAGATAAAGCTGGTGTGCTTTGACAAGACGGGTACTCTCACTGAGGACAATCTGGGCATGATGGGAGTGAGGCCAACCAGCCATGGAAC ATTCGACAGTTTGGTAAAGGACCCTTGCACTCTGATCCCTGGCCCATTGCTGCACGCCATGGCAACCTGTCATTCCCTCTCAATCATCAATGAGAAGCTGTCAGGTGACTTGTTAGACATCAAAATGTTTGAAGCAACTGGATGG gTGTTAGAGGAGCCAGGAGGGACGAGGGCCCACACAGTGTCACACCCCCAACAGTGTCCCTATACTGAGCAGGCAGTGGAGCTGGCCATACTAAAGCAGTTCACATTCTCGTCAGAGTTGCAG AGGATGAGTGTGTTGGTGAGTGACCGGCCCTCCTCCAAAACACCCAACACACTCACTCAGTGCCATGTTTATGTGAAGGGAGCTCCCGAGACCATTGAAAGTCTTTGTACACAAGACTCTG TTCCAAACAACTTCAATGAAGTATTGGGACTACTAACTCAACAAGGATTCCGAGTGCTCGCACTGGCTTACAAAAACTTGGATGTTAATGGGCAAGAAATTGACAAAGTTAAAAG AGAGCAGGCTGAGTGTGAGTTGTGTTTTGCTGGGCTCATCGTGTTGCAGAACAAACTAAAACCAGCCACAGCACCAACTATACTAACCCTACAGAATGCTGATATTCGCACAGTGATGATCACAG GAGACAACATTCTCACTGCAATCTCTGTGGCGAAAGAGTGTCGGATGGTGCCCAAAACTGACCAGATTGTCATGGTGACGGCCTCGATGAGTGACACTCCCACCCTCTCATATCACCTAGTACAAGATCAGTGTAATAGCTTAATTGATACAAGTGCCG TAGAGTTTGAACCTGCTGTGACTGACACCTGTATTCCACTGTTACACGATTCCGGATTTACTTCGTTTCACTTGGCTGTTGATGGGAAGACATTTGCCATCATCAGAGAGCACTTTTTTGACTCCATTTATCAGAGG CTCCTCGTTAAAGGGACGGTGTTTGCTCGAATGTCTCCTACACAAAAAGCACAGCTTGTCACTTCACTCATGGGAATAGG ATATGGTGTCTGTATGTGTGGAGACGGTGCTAATGACTGTACG GCACTGAAGGCGGCACATGCTGGTATTTCCTTATCAGAGACTGAAGCGAGTGTTGCCTCGCCTTTTACATCCAAGATTTCAGACATAACGTGTGTGCCTAAGCTCATCAG AGAGGGTCGGGCTGCTCTAGTAACGTCGTTCAGTGCATTCAAGTTCATGGCACTATATGCCTTCAATCAGTTCATTTCCGCAGCCATTCTATATGGA TATGAATCGAACCTGGGAGCTCTGCAATACCTCTACATTGATCTTTTAATGGTTTTGATTATCTCTTTCACAA TGGGGTTCACATCTGCCTATCCTCGGCTGGTAAAAAGACGGCCCCTGGGCACGTTAGCAGGAATACATGTCCTTGTCTCCATGGCGTTACAGACATGTCTCTTGGCAGCCTTCCAGCTTGGGGCTCTTTACTACCTCTCAGCACGTCCATG GTATGTGCCACTGACTCCAGATCCTAATTCTCAGAACATTGTTTCTAAAGAGAATACCGTGATCTTTCAGTTAGCAAACTTCCAGTACCTAGGTCTCAGCATTGCTCTGTCTGTAGCAGCACCGTTCAGAAAGCCAATCTTAACAAACTGTGAGAACTG tatgGTTTATGCTGACACTAGCAATCCTATTTTTTTCTAA